In Bacillus sp. S3, the sequence GCATGTTAATCGGTGGTTCAGTTTCCCAACATATTAAAGTTCCAACCGGCAATCCATTTTTTGATAATGGACATGGAAGCGGATGCGGCGGCGGGGGCAGCTGCGGATGCGGTTAAATAAAGATCAGCGTTAAGCTGATTTTTTTGTATTCTAAAATTAAAAAATTTTAAATTGAAATAAAACGTTTTAATATGCTAGACTTATGTAAAATGCTGGTTTTGTTGAAGGGGAAAAATGTATGTTTGTACAAAGACAAGGATTAGTTGTTTGGCTGTACTCGTTAAAGCAAGCAAAAATGTTAAGACGCTTTGGAAATGTTCATTATGTTTCAAAAAAGCTGAAATATGTCGTCTTGTATTGTAATCAAGAAGATGTTGAGGGAATCATGGAAAAGTTAAATTCTTTTTCATTTGTTAAGAAGGTAGAGCCTTCATATAAACCATTCTTACGGATGGAATATGAAAATTCTGCTCCGGATAAAGCAAAGGAATATGATTATAAAATGGGAATTTAAAGGGTGAGGGAATGGATCCTCACCTTTTATGTTTTTAAAAAAAGGCTTTGTTAAAGGTGAATGTTGATTTTACACACCTGTTGATTGGAGCGTAAGGTGCGAGACTCCTGCGGGCAGCGGGACAGGAGAGACCCACAGGCGCTTTTGCGCCAAGGAGGCTTACCGCCCGCCCCGCGGAAAGCGAGCATCCTGAAGCGCAAATCAACAGCCAAGTTTAACACAGCCTAAAAAAAACCCTGCAGAAAATTCTGCAGGGTCCTTCTACATCCTCATAAAGGATAGAAGGCAAAGGGAGAGGAGAAACCGGAGGAAGAACTTATGGGGAAACGTAAGTCTTCTCCGCGGTTGGCAACAACATCCTCGAATTGATGTTGTTACTTACATTATTTCCACAACTCAAAAGCTTATACGTCTTTTTAATAATTTTTAGAACAGATTGTCTACAATTTATTAATTATGGTAGGATGGATAAAGAAAATTGATTTTGAAAAATGTGGTGATATGTCCATGAGAGTGGTCTCAGGTATATGTAAGGGAAGACCTCTTAAAGCTGTTCCGGGAAATTCGACACGTCCGACGACAGATAAAGTTAAGGAAGCTTTATTTAATATGATTGGTCCTTATTTTGATGGCGGAATTGGTTTGGATCTTTTTGCAGGCAGTGGCGGGTTGGGCCTGGAGGCGCTAAGCAGAGGTTTTGAGAAGGTTATTTTTATTGATCGTGATGCTAAGGCCATCCAAGTGATTCATGAAAATATTAAAGCTTGTAAATTTGAGGAGAAAACGGAAGTGTATCGTAATGATGCAGACCGGGCAGTAAAAGCACTCATCAAAAGGGCAATCCGTTTTGATTATATATTTTTAGATCCGCCCTACAAGAAACAACAGCTTGTTAGTTTAATGGAAAAAATGGATCAGCAAGATTTAGTAAAAACAAATGGCATTGTTGTGTGTGAGCATGGCCATGATGTGGATTTACCAAAAACGGTGGGACGGTTTACAGAAATTAAACACGAACAATATGGGATAATTGCGGTAACAATTTATGTGAGGAACAGAGAATTAGGGGGAGTAAAACGTGGCAAGTATAGCCGTTTGTCCAGGGAGCTTTGATCCAATTACATATGGCCATTTAGATATTATTAGAAGAGGGGCTAAGGTATTTGACCGGGTGTATGTAAGTGTGATGAATAATTCAGCAAAAAACCCGTTATTTAGTGTCGAGGAGCGAATACATCTTATTGAGGCAGTCACAAAAGATCTGCCAAATGTAAAGGTGGATGAACATTCGGGTTTACTTGTTGATTATGCGAAAGCTGTTAATGCCAATGCCATCATCCGCGGCTTGCGGGCGGTTTCAGATTTTGAATATGAAATGCAAATTACCTCGATGAACAGGGTGCTGAATGAAAATATCGAAACTTTTTTTATCATGACAAACAATCAATATTCTTTTCTAAGCTCAAGCATCGTGAAAGAAGTAGCGAAGTATAATGGAGATATTTCATCACTTGTCCCACCTATAGTTGAAAAAGAATTACATAAAAAATTTAAACGATAAAAGAGCTGGGCTATTGCCTAGCTCTTTTTGAGCCGTGAAAATAAGAGCAAAACATACACAAAAAGCGAGACAATCGTTATGAGGGGTCCTAACTCAATCAGTTGATGATAGAACTGATTTGCCCAGGAACCATCTTCAAAAAAACCGACCGGCATGGCGTTTGAGGGCTGCTCTTTACTATTAAAATGTAGATAGATGGGTTTCCATAGAATAAGTACAAAAATACTTGCAAAAATACCATGGATGATTCTTGCAATAAAAAAAGGCTGAAATCTAATATCCGTTTGCGCTAAGATACTGGCTACCTGTGCTTGGACACTGAAACCGCTAAAACCCAGGATAAAGCTTGTAATCATTGCTTTTTGCAAAAGGGTAGCATCTTGGACTTGGCTGGTTAATTGGCTGCCCAAAGTGATTTCAAATAATCCTGAAATAAATGGAATACTTAACATGTCAGGGAATGTCAGGGCTTTAAGGAGCACCTCAACTAATTTGGCCAGAGTTGCAGTAATATGTAAATGATAGAGCAATTTATTAATTACCGAGAATACAATAATGAAGCCTCCAACCATTAACAGGGTTTGGATTGATGAATTAACTGCATCACCTAATAGTTTGCCGATTGGCCGATTATCCTTTAGTCTTGTTTGATGCAGGGCAGATAAGGCGGATCTGATTTTGAATTTTTTCTTTTTTTCACTACCCTCATCGGGGGAGTCCTTTCCATAGAAGCGCATGATGATACCAACACAGATATTTCCTAAATAATGGGCAAGCGCAAGGAGAATCCCTAAATCGGCATTATAAAAGAAGCCCACCGATACAGCGCCAAAGATAAACAAGGGATTTGAGGAATTTGTAAATGAAACCAGCCTTTCCGCTTCAGTTCGTGTTAATTGACCTTCCTGGCGTAGTCGTGCAGTGAATTTCGCGCCTGCGGGGAAACCTGAGGCCATTCCCATTGCCCATACAAAGCCGCCTACACCAGGGACTTTAAATAGCGGTCTCATGAAGGGTTCTAACAAAACGCCAATAAACTTGACGACGCCAAAGCCAATTAACATTTCTGAGACAATAAAAAAGGGTAACAGGGAAGGAAAAACGATTTCCCACCACATATTCAGGCCGCGGATAGACGCTTCAAATGACTCTTGTGGATAAGAAATTAGCGAGGCTGCTAAAATCGTAACAGAAACGGATAAAAAAATCGTTTTTAGTCTTGACCGAAACACTGAAGGGTCCTCCTTCCAAACAGATTACTCAAGCTGTTCAAAACAATATTATCAATGCTAAAATAGAGAATATTCATACGTAAATGTGTGATTACTTGTCCTCATATATCTCAAATATACTCATATAACGTTAAATTAGACCATAAGATTGAACGAGATTTGTATTCGGTGAAAAATAGGAGGTCAACTTTTATGGAGCACCCTAAAATAGGCTTGGCACTTGGTTCTGGCGGTGCACGCGGGTTTGCTCATTTAGGGGTCATTATGGCATTAACAGAAGCCGGAATTCCGATTCATTTAATCGCTGGCAGCAGTATGGGGGCACTCGTAGCCAGTTTTTATGGAGCTGGCATTGACTTGGACCGATTATATAAATTATCGACTGCCTTTAAAAGAAAATACTTTCTCGATTTTACCGTTCCCAAAATGGGCTTTATTGCAGGTAAGAAAATTAAAGAGTTTATAAAGGTTTTTACCCATGGAAAAAACATAGAGGAGCTATCCCTGCCAATTAGTATCGTGGCAACGGATTTATTGACAGGTGAAAAAGTCATTTTTCAAAAAGGGCCGGTTGCTGAGGCTGTTAGAGCAAGCATCTCGATTCCCGGGATTTTTGTCCCTGAGAGATATAATGGAAGAATTTTAGTAGATGGCGGGGTTGCAGATCGTGTTCCGATATCGGTAGCAAAAGATATGGGTGCAGATATTGTCATTGCAGTGGATGTGTCAAGGGTAAAACGGAACGCAGAAATAACCACCATTTATGATGTCATTATGCAGAGTATTGATATCATGCAATCAGAAATCATTAACAGCAGAGAAATTGCAGCTGATGTTATGATCCGTCCCCCAGTTGAAATGTATAGCTCAAGAGCCTTCACCCATCATGAAGAGATTATCAATATCGGAAAGGAAGAAACAAAGAAACAATTACAGCAAATTGAAACCGTTATTGAACAGTGGAAGGGGAAACATTAAAGATGCGAAAAAAAATATATATAGGATCCATATTATTGACAGCCTTGATCTTGATTGGCGGAATGTACTATTCCTTGCCCTTCTATGTTTCAAAACCGGGAATGGCCAAAGAGCTCGGGCCCATCATAACGGTTGAAGGCGGATATAAGGATGAGGGAAACTTCATGCTGACTACTGTTAGAATGGGTAGAGCGAATATCTATTCCTATTTGGAGGCAAAGCTGCTGAAGTATGAAGAGATTTATCCGTTGGAAATGATTTTATACAAAAAGGAAACAGAGGAGGAGTATAATGCAAGACAGCTTCACTTGATGGCGGGCTCAAAACTAAATGCGATAGATGTTGCCTATCGGAAAGCAGGCTTGTCTGTTGATTACAAATATAAGGGCATCTATGTCGTCCAGGTAGTTCCAGGAATGCCGGCAGAAGGAAAGCTTCGGGCAGGTGACCGCATTTTTAAGGTAGATGGACATCAATTCCCTTCCTCGGAGAAATTTATTGAATATGTTGGCAAAAAACAAGTAGGGGAAAAAGTCACATTAACGTATGCAAGAAATAAAAAAACGGACGATGTTACCTTAAGTCTGCAGCCATTTAAAAGTGATCCCGGCAAAATTGGGATTGGAATTTCACTAGTGGACGATAAAGAGATTATCGTGGATCCAAAGGTAAAGGTCAAGACCGACGAAATTGGCGGTCCATCAGCCGGACTAATGTTTTCTTTGGAGATTTATAACCAATTAACACATGAAGATTTAACTAGAGGCTACCAAATTGCTGGAACGGGAACGATCGATGAAAAGGGGCTTGTCGGTCCAATTGGCGGGATTGAACAAAAAATTGTCGCTGCAGATAAGGCAGGTGCGGACATCTTCTTGGCACCTAATGAAAATGGGGCGAAAAATTCAAACTTCCGTGCTGCTGTAAAAACTGCCCATGATATTCATACAAACATGAAAATCGTACCGATTGATACATTTGATGAAGCGGTGGACTATTTAGAAAAATTAAATGAAAAATAAAAAGATGGTGCGGATGCATCATCTTTTTATTCTGCAAAAATAGGAACCTGCTTGTATTCCTGTTTGATCATTTCATTTTTCATACGATTAGGGATACCAAGAGAGTAGATACGAGCTGCTTTAACATCAAGCATTATTTCATCATTCTTAAAAGAAGAAAGTTTAGCAATCAGAGGAAGGCCAAAGTCTTTTTTTCTCTTATTCAAGTATTCCTTTCCGTTGGCACTCATGCCTAAAAGCCTTAGGTAGGAGGCTGTTTCTGAAAAGCTTTGGATTTCTGCTTTTTTTGTATTCGTTAATATATGAACACACAATCGTTGAAGTCTCGTCCAAGTATAACGTTTTGTTTTTATCTTTTGCATAAATTCTTGAAAGCTGGTGGACTCTATTGCTGAAGCCAGTATTCTATTTTCAAGTCCTTCTTCTACCTCATAGATCTCCCTTAGCTCACCAGGCGAGCAATGGAGAAGACGAAATTGCAAATAGCCCCAATAATTTTCCCATTGATGAAAAACATGATAATAATGGAGGTATTCGTGTAATAATTGTTTCGTATGTTCAGGGACAAATTGGTCAATTTTCGTTTTTTCGTCCTCGCTAGTGAAAATGGCCTTTCGGATACTCGTGGCACTCGCGATGGTTTCTGAGGAAAAATGTTCATCATGATAGCCGGCACTTTTTCGTGCCACGGTTATAGGTTTAATCCCGCTTTTTTGCCGGCTGATTGCTTTTATGTATTCAATGCCAAGAATATTATTTGGTTTTGCTAAATCTAAATATTTATCTGAATCTTCCAATTGCTGAAATGCGAGGGACACTGCTTTCGGATAGCTTACACCTGTATGGATAAATTGATGAATAAGTTTCTCATATGCTTCTTGCTCCCCGTTTAAGAAATCAATTGTCTGTGTAAAATCAGATATATCTCCGCTCTCACTTCCGAAGCAAAGTGATTCACAGCAAGCAGCATCCAGTATGGACACAGCTCCGGCTGCAAAGATTTCTGCCTTTTGAACAGCGAAGCGGTAGGGCAGTTCAAAGACGAGATCGACTCCATTAAGCAAAGCCATTTTCGTCCGGTACCATTTAGATACAAGGGCAGGTTCCCCTCTTTGCAAAAAATTCCCGCTCATGACGGCAATGACAACATCGGCATCTGCCGCTTCTATTGCAGCTTGTAAATGATAGGCATGCCCGTTGTGAAAAGGGTTGTATTCAACAATTACGCCAACTGCTTTCATGTTCAATCTCCTTTTAAAAGGTTTATTTTTAACAAGTATAGCAAAAATGTAAGGAAACCAATCAAATATTATGATAAGATGTTGTAGATGTTTGTAAAGAACGTATCTGGATACACTAGTATGGAAAAACACTTTTTAGCGGAATTCTATTAAGTGAAACAACACAAATATGGTGTAAAGAAAAAACATTGACAAAAATATTTTCGAAGGCTATAATTACCTTTGTTGCCTTGGGGTGATTCAATTGAAATGGACATTAAGCCAGTTACAAAAATATCGAAACAAGGATTTTTTGATTGATGAGACGGTTCGTGTGGACGAGATCAAACAAGACGATCCCACCATTCGTGAAGTTTCTCCGATGCATATTACCGGTCGGGGAGATATCGATTCAACGAAAGTGACATTCCATTTAAAAATCGAAGGTCATTTAATCCTTCCTTGTTCTCGTACTTTAGTGGATGTAAAACTTCCAATTAATGTCGAAACAACTGAAACTTTCCTCTTGCATGGGTCAGTTTATGAAACTGATGAGGAAGCACATCAGGTAAAAGGCGATGTGATTGATTGTTTCCCAATCATTCGCGAAATTCTTTTACTTGAAGTTCCAATGCAAGTGTTTTGTGAAGATGTCGAGTCCGATGGAGCTGCACCGCAATCCGGCAAGGACTGGGAAGTTCTTCATGAAGAAGAACAATCGAAAAAGATTGATCCGCGACTCGCAGGGCTTGCAAAGTTTTTTGACGAAAACAATTCTTCCGATTCATAATCGGCAAATCTAAGAAGCAAAGTGAAGAACCAGTTCTCCTGGCCTTCATTACTTTCTTAATACTCTTTAAGGAGGTGGGAAGAATGGCTGTACCTTTTAGAAGGACTTCTAAAACTGCAAAAAGAAAGCGTCGTACTCATTTTAAATTAAACGTACCTGGTATGGTAAGTTGCCCAAACTGTGGTGAAATGAAACTTGCTCACCGCGTATGTAAAGCTTGCGGAACATACAAAGGAAAAGACGTTGTTAACGACTAATTTCCATTAGGATAGAAAGCACAAGGAGCTATTTAGCCCTTGTGCTTTTGTCGTTTCTATACATACTAGCAATCCCGGCATTGAAAACTAGCCAAAGAAAGGGCGAGGAAAATTGTCATACCGCATTGTTAAACAGGAAAAAGGGTACTTATTATTTACCATTTCTAGGATTGATAAAAGGAATGCCATTAATTATGAGATAATGGAGGGATTAAAAGAAGCAGTAAGAATAGCTTCTGAATCAGATATAAAGGCATTGATTATTACTGGAGAAGGAAGCCAAGCTTTTTGTTCTGGAGGCGATTTATCCACTTTTCATCTTCTTCATACGAAGGAGGAAGCCTATCCTATGCTTTCTATGATGGCTAATATTCTATATACGCTCTTAACTTTACCTATTCCGACAATTGCTCTTATAAACGGAACAGCAGTTGGGGGCGGCTGTGAGCTGGCAGCTGCCTGCGATTTTCGACTTGCACGAAAAGGAATTAAGGCAGGTTTTGTTCAGGGGAAGCAGGCCATTACCACAGGCTGGGGGGGAGGCTCTATCCTAGCGGAAAAACTTCCAGCTGCAAGTGCAATGAAAATGTTAATGGAAGCAGAACTGCAAACTGCCGATGAATTAAAAAATACTGGATTTATTCATACTCTTTTTGAAAATGACCCTCTGGACGCCTGTGAAGCTTTTATTGAAAAAATATTAATAAAGGATATAAACGTACTCCAATCCTATAAAAAAATTTGGATTAGGAAATGGGAAGCAACCTTACTGCGTGAAAGAATAGAGGAAGAGGTCAAAAATTGCGCATGGCTTTGGGAAAGCGATGCACACCATGAATATGTCAGGTCCTTTATAAATAAAAAACTTTGAATAAAAATAAAAAGACAACTCTTTCACAGTCTATCTTTTCTAGTAGATGCATATGTATTATAAAAACACTAGGAGGGGGATGGACTGATGTCACCAACCAGACAAGATGCATGGTCCCAAGATGAGGATTTATTGCTTGCTGAAGTTGTACTTAGGCATATCCGTGAAGGCGGAACACAACTGCAGGCATTTGAGGAGGTTGGCAAACAGCTCTCGAGAACGTCAGCAGCCTGTGGTTTCCGCTGGAACTCATATGTGCGAAAGCAATATAAATCAGGCATAGAACTTGCTAAGAAACAGCGTAAGGAGTTAAAGAAACATGATGCTCCTGCTGAGAGAGAGCCAAGTCAAGAGCCTGCTAAAGTAGACTTTGTACAATCACCGCCCGGTTGTGAACAGGGAACCACAATCACCTTTCCTGCCGTTATGCACTATTTAGAAGGACTCCATCAACAAGCTGAAGCTTCATCTAGTTTTGAAGAGGACAGAAAGCAATCCTCTGAAAAAATTAAAGAATTGGAGAAGAAAACATACTATTTAGCCGCAGAAAATGAAAGACTGTCAAAAAATTTAAAAGCCATTGAAGAAGACTACCGTTCGTTAATTGAAATTATGGAAAGAGCCAGAAAAATGGTTGTCCTTCAAGACGAGGATCGGCAGCAAAAGGTCAAATTTCAAATGGATAAGAACGGCAATCTTGAAAGAGTGGAAAAATAGAAAAAGCGGACATTTTGTCCGCTTTTTCTTATATGTGTTGTGCTTCGACGCCTTCTGGATACCAGACAAGTGGATTTTCTCCACGGTCACGCTCCATATCATAATCAACATTGCTAAACCCTAATTTTTCCCAAAAACCACTTGATTGGACTCTAGGGTTTGTTTTAATTGGCAGCCCGAAACTTTTAGCAAACGAGACAAGGGCTTTACCGAAGCCTTTCCCTTGATAATCAGGGAGTACTTCCAGTTTCCATAATTCTAAATAGTTTTGTGGCGGAAAGAAATAACGGTCGAATTTCGCATCAATCTGATATAAACTCATGCGTGCTACTAATTTGTCCCCAAAATAAATGCCGTAGAAAGGTGATTCACTATCATTATCAATCATATTTGCTTCAAGGTCTTCAAACATCGATAACTCTTGAATTCCATATTCCTTAAATTTTTTAAATTCTTCTAGTGTTTTAAAATTTACTTTTAGTTTTTCCACTTTTATCGCCATAGTTAAACCTCCTAAAAAGTTACCATCTTAATTTTGCAAATATTCATTTGGTTTTTGAAAACACACAATGAAATTTTTTTATTATTCAAATGAATTACGTTCATTATATAACAAATTCACAAAAAATTCTTCAAATAACTTTAGGAAGCGTTTTCAAAAATTGCAGGAAATTCAGAGAATGATGTAGAAAAATAAAAGGGATGGAACAAAAGGGATACGAAAGGGGAAAAAATGTGCAAAAAATATTAATCGCCAATCGGGGAGAAATTGCCCTTCGGATTATTAAAACCTGTCAGGAGATGGGGATTGAAACAGTTGCTATCTATTCCAAAGCCGATCAGGAAATGCCTTTTGTTAAAGCTGCCACAAAGGCTGTTTGTGTTGGAGAACCGCCTGTAAACAAATCCTATTTACAAAGTGATAAAATTCTGGAAATCGCAAAAAGTGAAAAAGTGGATGCCATTCATCCCGGCTATGGCTTTTTATCCGAAAATGCAGCATTTGCTAAAGAGGCAATCAATGAAGGAATTATATTTATTGGACCGAAGCCAGAAACGATTGAATTAATGGGAGACAAAATCGTGTCTCGCCGGACCATGGAGAAGGCTGGTGTCCCAGTTGTGCCCGGAAGTGTGAATGGTGTAAAGACGATTGCAGAAGCGTGCAGTCTTGCAGAGGCGATCGGATATCCCATCATGCTTAAGGCAAGCGGCGGGGGCGGGGGAATAGGCATGGTGCTAGTAGAAAATGAGCAAGCGCTCGTTAAGTTTTATGATTCAACTAAGTCGAGAGCGATGGCCTATTTCGGTTCAGATGAGGTTTTTATTGAAAAATATATTGCGGATGCCAGACATATTGAGGTTCAGGTGTTTGGGGACAGCGCTGGAAACATCGTCCATCTATTTGAACGGGATTGTTCCATACAAAGAAGGCACCAAAAGGTTGTCGAGGAATCACCATCCCCTTTTCTATCCGAGACAGTCCGGCATAAAATGTATGAAACAGCTGTGAAAGCAGCACATGCTGTGGAATATACAAATGCTGGAACGATTGAATTCATTGTCGATGAAAATGAGAATTTTTACTTTCTCGAAATGAATACCCGGCTTCAAGTCGAACACCCTGTGACAGAAATGATTACCGGCCTGGATTTAGTTAAATGGCAAATTCTTGTGGCACGAGGTGAGAAATTACCTTTATTGCAACCTGAGATTGCCTCATCAGGGAACGCAATCGAATTTAGGCTTTATGCGGAAGACCCTGTTCGCTTTTTGCCATCCCCGGGAAAAATCACGAAGCTCAAATGGAATCAAAAAGAAGAAGTGAGAATTGACTCCGGATATGAAGAAGGCGGAACGGTGACACCATTTTACGATCCGATGATTGCCAAATGTATTTTTCATGGTGACACACGGAAGCAAGCATTAGCCGCCGCAGAAAATTTCTTTAATGAGATAGAAATTGAGGGGATTAAAACGAATGCCCCAATATTCTTAACGATACTTGCAAACGAAGACTTCCAAAAGGGATTGTACACAACAAGCTTTTTAATAAAAAATTTGGTGAAATAAGGAGTGTAATAATCATGAAAGAAATTACAGCATCGATGGCAGGGACAGTATTAAATATTTTTGCAGCTTCAGGTGATCAAGTAAATCCAGGCCAAGAAGTATTAATGCTGGAATCGATGAAAATGGAGATACCAATCGAAAGTGGAATCGAAGGAGTAGTCCAAAAAGTAAATGTCAATATCGGGGATTTCGTCAATGAAGGCGATGTTTTAATCGTTCTGGAATAGCATTTCTTAAAGGGGGAGCATGATGGCAGCGACTAATACGTTAAATGAGCAATTAAATGAAAATAGGAAAAAAATTGAAGCTGGCGGTCAGCCAAAATACCATGAAAAATTGAAAGAACAAAGAAAATTGTTTGTGCGTGACCGGTTAGCATTATTATTCGATGAGGGAAAATATGAAGAGGATGGGAAATTTGCCAACTTTCAGGCTGGTAATCTACCCGCCGATGGTGTCATAACGGCAATCGGTAAAATTAATGGGCAGACTGTATGTGTCATGGCCAATGATTCGACGATTAAAGCAGGTTCCTGGGGGGCACGAACCGTTGAAAAAATAATCCGGATTCAAGAAACAGCGGAAAAGTTAAAGGTTCCATTATTTTATCTTGTCGATTCTGCAGGTGCGAGAATCACCGACCAATTAGAGATGTTTCCAAATCGACGCGGGGCAGGGAAAATCTTTCATAATCAAGTAAAGCTCTCCGGAATGATTCCGCAAGTTTGTATTCTGTTTGGCCCTTCTGCAGCCGGAGGAGCGTACATCCCGGCATTTTGTGATATTGTCATCATGGTTGATCAAAACGCTTCGATGTATTTGGGTTCACCACGCATGGCGGAAAAGGTGATTGGGGAAAAGGTAACACTCGAAGAAATGGGTGGTGCCCGTATGCACTGTACCATTAGTGGCTGCGGCGATGTTCTAGCCGCTAGTGAGGAAGAGGCAATTGCATCAGCCAAAACATACATTAGCTATTTTCCCGCCAGCTTTAAGGACAAATCAAAAATAACTGAGGGCGAGGCTGCAAAGGAGGGCCGTGAACTGGAAGCCATTATTCCGGAAAACCAAAATGCCCCTTTTGATATGAAAGAATGTATCGACCGACTAGTAGACAATGCTAGCTTTTATGAAATAAAAAAATTATTTGCACCAGAATTAATAACAGGATTAGCTAGAATAAATGGAAGAGCTATTGGGATCATTGCTAATCAGCCAAAGGTTAAAGGCGGGGTTTTATTTGTCGATTCAGCTGATAAAGCAGCAAAATTCATCCAGCTCTGCGATGCTTTCCATATTCCATTATTATTCCTGGCAGATGTCCCCGGATTTATGATTGGTACAAAAGTAGAACGGGCCGGTATTATCCGTCACGGTGCAAAATTGATAGCAGCCATGAGTTCGGCAACAGTACCGAAAATCTCGGTAATTGTTAGAAAAGCGTATGGTGCAGGACTATATGCGATGGCTGGTCCCGCGTTTGAACCTGATTGCTGTATCGCTCTTCCTACTGCTCAAATCGCTGTGATGGGTCCGGAAGCAGCAGTAAATGCTGTATATTCGAATAAAATTAATGAAATTGATGATCCAAAAGAAAGAATTGCCTATGTTCAAGAAAAACATAAAGAATATAAAGAACATATCGACATATACAAACTGGCATCAGAGCTAATCGTCGATGAAATTGTGGCACCATCTGAATTAAGAGATGTGCTTATACAGCGATTTGCTTATTATGAAACAAAAGAATTAACCTTTAGTGTCAGAAAGCATCCCGTTTATCCAGTATAAAAAAACATGCCCTTTTCGATTTTTATCGAAAAGGGTTATTTTTTTAAGAAAACCTACTAACCAATTACCAATTGCATCTGATAAAATAACGTATAATAGATGACTAAAATGAGGGATTACCATGAAGGTTGGAATAATTGGTGCTGGTTCAATTGGATTATTATTTGCATCCTACATTAGTAAAGTATTTGAGGTAACGATTTACACGAGGACAACGGAGCAGGCAGACGAGATTAATCAAAATGGCATCTTGCTGCGTAAAGGAGGAGAGGAACGAATCGCTTTGGTCAGAGCTATGCCAATGACAACTTGGGAAGGATCTGAAGAGTTAACCATTATTGCTGTCAAACAATATCAACTTCCAGCGATTATCGAGAAGCTGGGCCAAGTAACTGTCGTTCTTGAAAATATGTTATTTCTACAAAATGGAATGGGTCATTTAAAGCTGCTTGAAGATATCAGGGTAAATAATTTAATTCTTGGATCGGTTGAACATGGAGCCTTAAGAGAAAATTCGTATACCGTAAGCCATAATGGTGAAGGGGTAACAAATGCAGCCGTTTTCCGAGGGGAAACTGCACCGTTCCAGCAATTTATTGCAGTTATGCCTTCCGAGTTTCCATTTGTTTTTCAAGAGAATTATCATGAGATGCTTGTAAAAAAACTAATTGTCAACGCAGTCATAAATCCATTGACTGCCATCCTTCAAGTGAAAAATGGGAAATTAATTGAAAATCAGTTTTATTTTCATGCAGTAAAAAAGCTGTTTACGGAAATTTCCTTCATTTTGGACTTAAAACGCCCGGAGGATGAGCTAATGCTAGTTGTTGATATTTGTAAAAAGACGGCCGACAACCGCTCTTCGATGCTAAAAGATCTTGAAGCAAATAGGTTGACAGAAGTAGATGCCATTTTAGGATTTTTAATAGAAAAAGCAAAGAAACAGGATAAGAAGGCTCCTCAAATCGA encodes:
- a CDS encoding nucleotidyltransferase; its protein translation is MKAVGVIVEYNPFHNGHAYHLQAAIEAADADVVIAVMSGNFLQRGEPALVSKWYRTKMALLNGVDLVFELPYRFAVQKAEIFAAGAVSILDAACCESLCFGSESGDISDFTQTIDFLNGEQEAYEKLIHQFIHTGVSYPKAVSLAFQQLEDSDKYLDLAKPNNILGIEYIKAISRQKSGIKPITVARKSAGYHDEHFSSETIASATSIRKAIFTSEDEKTKIDQFVPEHTKQLLHEYLHYYHVFHQWENYWGYLQFRLLHCSPGELREIYEVEEGLENRILASAIESTSFQEFMQKIKTKRYTWTRLQRLCVHILTNTKKAEIQSFSETASYLRLLGMSANGKEYLNKRKKDFGLPLIAKLSSFKNDEIMLDVKAARIYSLGIPNRMKNEMIKQEYKQVPIFAE
- a CDS encoding YceD family protein, yielding MKWTLSQLQKYRNKDFLIDETVRVDEIKQDDPTIREVSPMHITGRGDIDSTKVTFHLKIEGHLILPCSRTLVDVKLPINVETTETFLLHGSVYETDEEAHQVKGDVIDCFPIIREILLLEVPMQVFCEDVESDGAAPQSGKDWEVLHEEEQSKKIDPRLAGLAKFFDENNSSDS
- the rpmF gene encoding 50S ribosomal protein L32, giving the protein MAVPFRRTSKTAKRKRRTHFKLNVPGMVSCPNCGEMKLAHRVCKACGTYKGKDVVND
- a CDS encoding enoyl-CoA hydratase/isomerase family protein; its protein translation is MSYRIVKQEKGYLLFTISRIDKRNAINYEIMEGLKEAVRIASESDIKALIITGEGSQAFCSGGDLSTFHLLHTKEEAYPMLSMMANILYTLLTLPIPTIALINGTAVGGGCELAAACDFRLARKGIKAGFVQGKQAITTGWGGGSILAEKLPAASAMKMLMEAELQTADELKNTGFIHTLFENDPLDACEAFIEKILIKDINVLQSYKKIWIRKWEATLLRERIEEEVKNCAWLWESDAHHEYVRSFINKKL
- a CDS encoding RsfA family transcriptional regulator → MSPTRQDAWSQDEDLLLAEVVLRHIREGGTQLQAFEEVGKQLSRTSAACGFRWNSYVRKQYKSGIELAKKQRKELKKHDAPAEREPSQEPAKVDFVQSPPGCEQGTTITFPAVMHYLEGLHQQAEASSSFEEDRKQSSEKIKELEKKTYYLAAENERLSKNLKAIEEDYRSLIEIMERARKMVVLQDEDRQQKVKFQMDKNGNLERVEK
- a CDS encoding N-acetyltransferase — protein: MAIKVEKLKVNFKTLEEFKKFKEYGIQELSMFEDLEANMIDNDSESPFYGIYFGDKLVARMSLYQIDAKFDRYFFPPQNYLELWKLEVLPDYQGKGFGKALVSFAKSFGLPIKTNPRVQSSGFWEKLGFSNVDYDMERDRGENPLVWYPEGVEAQHI
- a CDS encoding acetyl/propionyl/methylcrotonyl-CoA carboxylase subunit alpha; the protein is MQKILIANRGEIALRIIKTCQEMGIETVAIYSKADQEMPFVKAATKAVCVGEPPVNKSYLQSDKILEIAKSEKVDAIHPGYGFLSENAAFAKEAINEGIIFIGPKPETIELMGDKIVSRRTMEKAGVPVVPGSVNGVKTIAEACSLAEAIGYPIMLKASGGGGGIGMVLVENEQALVKFYDSTKSRAMAYFGSDEVFIEKYIADARHIEVQVFGDSAGNIVHLFERDCSIQRRHQKVVEESPSPFLSETVRHKMYETAVKAAHAVEYTNAGTIEFIVDENENFYFLEMNTRLQVEHPVTEMITGLDLVKWQILVARGEKLPLLQPEIASSGNAIEFRLYAEDPVRFLPSPGKITKLKWNQKEEVRIDSGYEEGGTVTPFYDPMIAKCIFHGDTRKQALAAAENFFNEIEIEGIKTNAPIFLTILANEDFQKGLYTTSFLIKNLVK